The following proteins are co-located in the Oncorhynchus gorbuscha isolate QuinsamMale2020 ecotype Even-year linkage group LG22, OgorEven_v1.0, whole genome shotgun sequence genome:
- the LOC124009884 gene encoding uncharacterized protein LOC124009884 isoform X4, with product METSQLSEMANLTDYKMDSGETEDQRHLLSESEEECDREPFAEYRGTKENLKTSVDEPDEDDESGEVNREEETHNFETGRNDFSLTQLLNSSSIFGSEPVCKVEDLLAQGHLGNSSPSEVTMTQESILEQHIREEVSSDVSTGSCHDPDRDDLSDCLQVEMAIVSSDSEADDQWRSTFASTVNKEEGCDGNAQEALEKDRVAGEVENGAMGETGDSPRVLEQPVLEQPDCPTECEIQDMPSGKFQGLSKIPEDEEEVSQGRTRKVSRSTSASSSASSDPDKKVPKDYCVIQEMKSKNISTEHVDFQGARKQWRQMEEQTQGEVQVLQPTVRQHGMCQGGHSAMYTPVRNIDRPRRDPEIDSLALGDFQHTQFSPCSEDSGMDDFSYRSLYEDSDNPVEREIRQTIEREENFRREREIAKQGQAGESSAHSKTRPTTLYPGKYGKGLCHEVEEKRKMFESSDPGCRPLRSPNAKNPTVSISTSPSPTPRGATYHEMTAQNVIILEPDSYPTSPRHRTRGSLLSPGPSRYSEWPLETSANVIILETSNLIIRSASEFCLSSASCQETQESTFVNNPFFKLRSRSSMSLVDQEIKMVKQREEEWRRQKSQMQTREKYDTVLVSPNLLDNLSFDKAEVPLKCVSSPSSPSRTRKLDRSTLSCDHRFPESLSPGPRKKNAMAQRWEAGLFVNHEQE from the exons ATGGAGACCAGCCAGCTTTCAGAGATGGCGAACCTAACAGACTATAAAATGGATTCTGGGGaaacagaggaccagagacacctGCTTAGCGAAAGCGAGGAAGAATGTGACCGAGAACCTTTCGCAGAATACAGAGGAACAAAAGAGAACTTAAAAACGTCAGTGGATGAACCGGACGAAGATGATGAAAGTGGTGAggtgaacagagaggaggagactcaCAACTTTGAGACTGGACGAAATGATTTCAGTCTAACACAGTTACTCAACTCCTCAAGTATATTTGGTAGTGAACCCGTTTGCAAGGTGGAAGACCTGCTTGCACAAGGTCACCTGGGCAACTCTTCTCCATCAGAAGTGACGATGACACAAGAGTCCATCTTGGAGCAGCACATCCGAGAGGAGGTCTCCTCAGATGTCTCAACAGGGTCCTGTCACGACCCTGACCGAGATGACCTGAGTGACTGTCTCCAGGTAGAAATGGCCATCGTGTCATCAGACAGCGAGGCTGACGACCAGTGGAGGTCCACTTTTGCCTCTACAGTCAACAAGGAGGAAGGTTGTGATGGAAATGCTCAAGAGGCCCTCGAGAAGGACAGAGTCGCAGGGGAGGTAGAGAATGGGGCCATGGGTGAAACTGGAGATAGTCCTCGCGTTCTTGAACAACCCGTTCTTGAACAACCCGATTGCCCGACAGAATGCGAGATCCAAGACATGCCCTCTGGCAAGTTCCAGGGCTTATCCAAAATTCCAGAGGATGAAGAAGAGGTCAGCCAAGGCAGGACTCGCAAAGTGAGTCGTTCTACATCTGCAAGCTCTTCTGCAAGCTCTGACCCCGACAAGAAGGTTCCTAAAGACTACTGTGTGATACAAGAAATGAAGAGCAAGAACATTAGTACAGAGCATGTGGACTTCCAGGGGGCTCGGAAGCAGTGGCGTCAAATGGAGGAGCAGACCCAAGGAGAGGTCCAGGTCCTCCAGCCCACTGTCAGACAGCATGGGATGTGCCAGGGAGGTCACAGCGCCATGTACACACCCGTCAGGAACATTGACCGACCCAGGAGGGACCCCGAAATTGACAGCCTTGCCCTTGGTGACTTTCAACACACTCAGTTCAGCCCATGTTCAGAAGACTCCGGTATGGATGACTTCAGCTACAGGTCCCTTTACGAGGACTCAGACAACCCTGTCGAAAGGGAGATACGACAGACCATAGAGCGTGAGGAGAACTTCAGGCGTGAGAGAGAGATTGCCAAACAGGGTCAAGCTGGAGAATCATCTGCACATTCGAAAACCCGACCAACTACTCTCTACCCCGGCAAGTACGGCAAAGGCCTTTGCCATGAGGTGGAAGAGAAACGGAAGATGTTTGAGTCTAGTGATCCCGGATGCAGGCCTTTAAGGTCTCCCAACGCAAAGAACCCAACCGTCTCCATATCCACCTCCCCATCGCCCACACCAAGGGGTGCAACCTACCATGAGATGACCGCCCAAAATGTCATCATCCTGGAGCCAGACTCCTACCCCACCAGCCCGAGGCACCGCACCCGGGGATCCTTGCTATCTCCGGGGCCCAGCAGGTACAGCGAGTGGCCCTTGGAGACGTCAGCCAATGTCATCATTTTGGAGACGTCCAACCTGATCATCCGGAGTGCCTCCGAGTTCTGCCTGAGCTCGGCCTCCTGCCAGGAGACCCAGGAGAGCACATTTGTCAACAACCCCTTCTTCAAGCTGCGCTCGCGGAGCTCCATGTCCCTGGTGGACCAGGAGATTAAGATGGtgaagcagagggaggaggagtggaggaggcagAAGAGCCAGATGCAGACCAGAGAGAAGTACGACACCGTCCTGGTGTCCCCAAACCTCCTTGATAACCTGAGCTTTGATAAAGCAG AAGTGCCATTGAAATGTGTGTCTTCCCCTTCATCACCATCAAGGACTCGAAAGCTGGACCGCTCCACCCTGTCATGTGACCATAGG TTCCCAGAATCTCTCTCCCCAGGACCGAGGAAAAAGAATGCCATGGCTCAGAGATGGGAGGCAGGACTATTTGTCAACCATGAACAAGAGTAA
- the LOC124009884 gene encoding uncharacterized protein LOC124009884 isoform X1: MQIDDSNRDPPHTPTETQICSLSKSNLNYSRRVAAWLSSPLVSVVQIICRRLGKLEMISFWLLCWRLLRATAGVKTIKGNEVIEGCSAIDTPQEKESHSGAIAMETSQLSEMANLTDYKMDSGETEDQRHLLSESEEECDREPFAEYRGTKENLKTSVDEPDEDDESGEVNREEETHNFETGRNDFSLTQLLNSSSIFGSEPVCKVEDLLAQGHLGNSSPSEVTMTQESILEQHIREEVSSDVSTGSCHDPDRDDLSDCLQVEMAIVSSDSEADDQWRSTFASTVNKEEGCDGNAQEALEKDRVAGEVENGAMGETGDSPRVLEQPVLEQPDCPTECEIQDMPSGKFQGLSKIPEDEEEVSQGRTRKVSRSTSASSSASSDPDKKVPKDYCVIQEMKSKNISTEHVDFQGARKQWRQMEEQTQGEVQVLQPTVRQHGMCQGGHSAMYTPVRNIDRPRRDPEIDSLALGDFQHTQFSPCSEDSGMDDFSYRSLYEDSDNPVEREIRQTIEREENFRREREIAKQGQAGESSAHSKTRPTTLYPGKYGKGLCHEVEEKRKMFESSDPGCRPLRSPNAKNPTVSISTSPSPTPRGATYHEMTAQNVIILEPDSYPTSPRHRTRGSLLSPGPSRYSEWPLETSANVIILETSNLIIRSASEFCLSSASCQETQESTFVNNPFFKLRSRSSMSLVDQEIKMVKQREEEWRRQKSQMQTREKYDTVLVSPNLLDNLSFDKAEVPLKCVSSPSSPSRTRKLDRSTLSCDHRFPESLSPGPRKKNAMAQRWEAGLFVNHEQE, from the exons AGAGCCACAGCTGGAGTGAAGACGATAAAGGGGAATGAAGTGATTGAGGGCTGCAGTGCTATCGACACTCCACAAGAGAAAGAATCCCACTCTGGGGCCATAGCCATGGAGACCAGCCAGCTTTCAGAGATGGCGAACCTAACAGACTATAAAATGGATTCTGGGGaaacagaggaccagagacacctGCTTAGCGAAAGCGAGGAAGAATGTGACCGAGAACCTTTCGCAGAATACAGAGGAACAAAAGAGAACTTAAAAACGTCAGTGGATGAACCGGACGAAGATGATGAAAGTGGTGAggtgaacagagaggaggagactcaCAACTTTGAGACTGGACGAAATGATTTCAGTCTAACACAGTTACTCAACTCCTCAAGTATATTTGGTAGTGAACCCGTTTGCAAGGTGGAAGACCTGCTTGCACAAGGTCACCTGGGCAACTCTTCTCCATCAGAAGTGACGATGACACAAGAGTCCATCTTGGAGCAGCACATCCGAGAGGAGGTCTCCTCAGATGTCTCAACAGGGTCCTGTCACGACCCTGACCGAGATGACCTGAGTGACTGTCTCCAGGTAGAAATGGCCATCGTGTCATCAGACAGCGAGGCTGACGACCAGTGGAGGTCCACTTTTGCCTCTACAGTCAACAAGGAGGAAGGTTGTGATGGAAATGCTCAAGAGGCCCTCGAGAAGGACAGAGTCGCAGGGGAGGTAGAGAATGGGGCCATGGGTGAAACTGGAGATAGTCCTCGCGTTCTTGAACAACCCGTTCTTGAACAACCCGATTGCCCGACAGAATGCGAGATCCAAGACATGCCCTCTGGCAAGTTCCAGGGCTTATCCAAAATTCCAGAGGATGAAGAAGAGGTCAGCCAAGGCAGGACTCGCAAAGTGAGTCGTTCTACATCTGCAAGCTCTTCTGCAAGCTCTGACCCCGACAAGAAGGTTCCTAAAGACTACTGTGTGATACAAGAAATGAAGAGCAAGAACATTAGTACAGAGCATGTGGACTTCCAGGGGGCTCGGAAGCAGTGGCGTCAAATGGAGGAGCAGACCCAAGGAGAGGTCCAGGTCCTCCAGCCCACTGTCAGACAGCATGGGATGTGCCAGGGAGGTCACAGCGCCATGTACACACCCGTCAGGAACATTGACCGACCCAGGAGGGACCCCGAAATTGACAGCCTTGCCCTTGGTGACTTTCAACACACTCAGTTCAGCCCATGTTCAGAAGACTCCGGTATGGATGACTTCAGCTACAGGTCCCTTTACGAGGACTCAGACAACCCTGTCGAAAGGGAGATACGACAGACCATAGAGCGTGAGGAGAACTTCAGGCGTGAGAGAGAGATTGCCAAACAGGGTCAAGCTGGAGAATCATCTGCACATTCGAAAACCCGACCAACTACTCTCTACCCCGGCAAGTACGGCAAAGGCCTTTGCCATGAGGTGGAAGAGAAACGGAAGATGTTTGAGTCTAGTGATCCCGGATGCAGGCCTTTAAGGTCTCCCAACGCAAAGAACCCAACCGTCTCCATATCCACCTCCCCATCGCCCACACCAAGGGGTGCAACCTACCATGAGATGACCGCCCAAAATGTCATCATCCTGGAGCCAGACTCCTACCCCACCAGCCCGAGGCACCGCACCCGGGGATCCTTGCTATCTCCGGGGCCCAGCAGGTACAGCGAGTGGCCCTTGGAGACGTCAGCCAATGTCATCATTTTGGAGACGTCCAACCTGATCATCCGGAGTGCCTCCGAGTTCTGCCTGAGCTCGGCCTCCTGCCAGGAGACCCAGGAGAGCACATTTGTCAACAACCCCTTCTTCAAGCTGCGCTCGCGGAGCTCCATGTCCCTGGTGGACCAGGAGATTAAGATGGtgaagcagagggaggaggagtggaggaggcagAAGAGCCAGATGCAGACCAGAGAGAAGTACGACACCGTCCTGGTGTCCCCAAACCTCCTTGATAACCTGAGCTTTGATAAAGCAG AAGTGCCATTGAAATGTGTGTCTTCCCCTTCATCACCATCAAGGACTCGAAAGCTGGACCGCTCCACCCTGTCATGTGACCATAGG TTCCCAGAATCTCTCTCCCCAGGACCGAGGAAAAAGAATGCCATGGCTCAGAGATGGGAGGCAGGACTATTTGTCAACCATGAACAAGAGTAA
- the LOC124009884 gene encoding uncharacterized protein LOC124009884 isoform X3, with protein sequence MQIDDSNRDPPHTPTETQICSLSKSNLNYSRRVAAWLSSPLVSVVQIICRRLGKLEMISFWLLCWRLLRATAGVKTIKGNEVIEGCSAIDTPQEKESHSGAIAMETSQLSEMANLTDYKMDSGETEDQRHLLSESEEECDREPFAEYRGTKENLKTSVDEPDEDDESGEVNREEETHNFETGRNDFSLTQLLNSSSIFGSEPVCKVEDLLAQGHLGNSSPSEVTMTQESILEQHIREEVSSDVSTGSCHDPDRDDLSDCLQVEMAIVSSDSEADDQWRSTFASTVNKEEGCDGNAQEALEKDRVAGEVENGAMGETGDSPRVLEQPVLEQPDCPTECEIQDMPSGKFQGLSKIPEDEEEVSQGRTRKVSRSTSASSSASSDPDKKVPKDYCVIQEMKSKNISTEHVDFQGARKQWRQMEEQTQGEVQVLQPTVRQHGMCQGGHSAMYTPVRNIDRPRRDPEIDSLALGDFQHTQFSPCSEDSGMDDFSYRSLYEDSDNPVEREIRQTIEREENFRREREIAKQGQAGESSAHSKTRPTTLYPGKYGKGLCHEVEEKRKMFESSDPGCRPLRSPNAKNPTVSISTSPSPTPRGATYHEMTAQNVIILEPDSYPTSPRHRTRGSLLSPGPSRYSEWPLETSANVIILETSNLIIRSASEFCLSSASCQETQESTFVNNPFFKLRSRSSMSLVDQEIKMVKQREEEWRRQKSQMQTREKYDTVLVSPNLLDNLSFDKAEVPLKCVSSPSSPSRTRKLDRSTLSCDHRFYR encoded by the exons AGAGCCACAGCTGGAGTGAAGACGATAAAGGGGAATGAAGTGATTGAGGGCTGCAGTGCTATCGACACTCCACAAGAGAAAGAATCCCACTCTGGGGCCATAGCCATGGAGACCAGCCAGCTTTCAGAGATGGCGAACCTAACAGACTATAAAATGGATTCTGGGGaaacagaggaccagagacacctGCTTAGCGAAAGCGAGGAAGAATGTGACCGAGAACCTTTCGCAGAATACAGAGGAACAAAAGAGAACTTAAAAACGTCAGTGGATGAACCGGACGAAGATGATGAAAGTGGTGAggtgaacagagaggaggagactcaCAACTTTGAGACTGGACGAAATGATTTCAGTCTAACACAGTTACTCAACTCCTCAAGTATATTTGGTAGTGAACCCGTTTGCAAGGTGGAAGACCTGCTTGCACAAGGTCACCTGGGCAACTCTTCTCCATCAGAAGTGACGATGACACAAGAGTCCATCTTGGAGCAGCACATCCGAGAGGAGGTCTCCTCAGATGTCTCAACAGGGTCCTGTCACGACCCTGACCGAGATGACCTGAGTGACTGTCTCCAGGTAGAAATGGCCATCGTGTCATCAGACAGCGAGGCTGACGACCAGTGGAGGTCCACTTTTGCCTCTACAGTCAACAAGGAGGAAGGTTGTGATGGAAATGCTCAAGAGGCCCTCGAGAAGGACAGAGTCGCAGGGGAGGTAGAGAATGGGGCCATGGGTGAAACTGGAGATAGTCCTCGCGTTCTTGAACAACCCGTTCTTGAACAACCCGATTGCCCGACAGAATGCGAGATCCAAGACATGCCCTCTGGCAAGTTCCAGGGCTTATCCAAAATTCCAGAGGATGAAGAAGAGGTCAGCCAAGGCAGGACTCGCAAAGTGAGTCGTTCTACATCTGCAAGCTCTTCTGCAAGCTCTGACCCCGACAAGAAGGTTCCTAAAGACTACTGTGTGATACAAGAAATGAAGAGCAAGAACATTAGTACAGAGCATGTGGACTTCCAGGGGGCTCGGAAGCAGTGGCGTCAAATGGAGGAGCAGACCCAAGGAGAGGTCCAGGTCCTCCAGCCCACTGTCAGACAGCATGGGATGTGCCAGGGAGGTCACAGCGCCATGTACACACCCGTCAGGAACATTGACCGACCCAGGAGGGACCCCGAAATTGACAGCCTTGCCCTTGGTGACTTTCAACACACTCAGTTCAGCCCATGTTCAGAAGACTCCGGTATGGATGACTTCAGCTACAGGTCCCTTTACGAGGACTCAGACAACCCTGTCGAAAGGGAGATACGACAGACCATAGAGCGTGAGGAGAACTTCAGGCGTGAGAGAGAGATTGCCAAACAGGGTCAAGCTGGAGAATCATCTGCACATTCGAAAACCCGACCAACTACTCTCTACCCCGGCAAGTACGGCAAAGGCCTTTGCCATGAGGTGGAAGAGAAACGGAAGATGTTTGAGTCTAGTGATCCCGGATGCAGGCCTTTAAGGTCTCCCAACGCAAAGAACCCAACCGTCTCCATATCCACCTCCCCATCGCCCACACCAAGGGGTGCAACCTACCATGAGATGACCGCCCAAAATGTCATCATCCTGGAGCCAGACTCCTACCCCACCAGCCCGAGGCACCGCACCCGGGGATCCTTGCTATCTCCGGGGCCCAGCAGGTACAGCGAGTGGCCCTTGGAGACGTCAGCCAATGTCATCATTTTGGAGACGTCCAACCTGATCATCCGGAGTGCCTCCGAGTTCTGCCTGAGCTCGGCCTCCTGCCAGGAGACCCAGGAGAGCACATTTGTCAACAACCCCTTCTTCAAGCTGCGCTCGCGGAGCTCCATGTCCCTGGTGGACCAGGAGATTAAGATGGtgaagcagagggaggaggagtggaggaggcagAAGAGCCAGATGCAGACCAGAGAGAAGTACGACACCGTCCTGGTGTCCCCAAACCTCCTTGATAACCTGAGCTTTGATAAAGCAG AAGTGCCATTGAAATGTGTGTCTTCCCCTTCATCACCATCAAGGACTCGAAAGCTGGACCGCTCCACCCTGTCATGTGACCATAGG TTTTACAGGTGA
- the LOC124009884 gene encoding uncharacterized protein LOC124009884 isoform X2: MQIDDSNRDPPHTPTETQICSLSKSNLNYSRRVAAWLSSPLVSVVQIICRRLGKLEMISFWLLCWRLLRATAGVKTIKGNEVIEGCSAIDTPQEKESHSGAIAMETSQLSEMANLTDYKMDSGETEDQRHLLSESEEECDREPFAEYRGTKENLKTSVDEPDEDDESGEVNREEETHNFETGRNDFSLTQLLNSSSIFGSEPVCKVEDLLAQGHLGNSSPSEVTMTQESILEQHIREEVSSDVSTGSCHDPDRDDLSDCLQVEMAIVSSDSEADDQWRSTFASTVNKEEGCDGNAQEALEKDRVAGEVENGAMGETGDSPRVLEQPVLEQPDCPTECEIQDMPSGKFQGLSKIPEDEEEVSQGRTRKVSRSTSASSSASSDPDKKVPKDYCVIQEMKSKNISTEHVDFQGARKQWRQMEEQTQGEVQVLQPTVRQHGMCQGGHSAMYTPVRNIDRPRRDPEIDSLALGDFQHTQFSPCSEDSGMDDFSYRSLYEDSDNPVEREIRQTIEREENFRREREIAKQGQAGESSAHSKTRPTTLYPGKYGKGLCHEVEEKRKMFESSDPGCRPLRSPNAKNPTVSISTSPSPTPRGATYHEMTAQNVIILEPDSYPTSPRHRTRGSLLSPGPSRYSEWPLETSANVIILETSNLIIRSASEFCLSSASCQETQESTFVNNPFFKLRSRSSMSLVDQEIKMVKQREEEWRRQKSQMQTREKYDTVLVSPNLLDNLSFDKAEVPLKCVSSPSSPSRTRKLDRSTLSCDHRVCLLSPIIQDEQNV; this comes from the exons AGAGCCACAGCTGGAGTGAAGACGATAAAGGGGAATGAAGTGATTGAGGGCTGCAGTGCTATCGACACTCCACAAGAGAAAGAATCCCACTCTGGGGCCATAGCCATGGAGACCAGCCAGCTTTCAGAGATGGCGAACCTAACAGACTATAAAATGGATTCTGGGGaaacagaggaccagagacacctGCTTAGCGAAAGCGAGGAAGAATGTGACCGAGAACCTTTCGCAGAATACAGAGGAACAAAAGAGAACTTAAAAACGTCAGTGGATGAACCGGACGAAGATGATGAAAGTGGTGAggtgaacagagaggaggagactcaCAACTTTGAGACTGGACGAAATGATTTCAGTCTAACACAGTTACTCAACTCCTCAAGTATATTTGGTAGTGAACCCGTTTGCAAGGTGGAAGACCTGCTTGCACAAGGTCACCTGGGCAACTCTTCTCCATCAGAAGTGACGATGACACAAGAGTCCATCTTGGAGCAGCACATCCGAGAGGAGGTCTCCTCAGATGTCTCAACAGGGTCCTGTCACGACCCTGACCGAGATGACCTGAGTGACTGTCTCCAGGTAGAAATGGCCATCGTGTCATCAGACAGCGAGGCTGACGACCAGTGGAGGTCCACTTTTGCCTCTACAGTCAACAAGGAGGAAGGTTGTGATGGAAATGCTCAAGAGGCCCTCGAGAAGGACAGAGTCGCAGGGGAGGTAGAGAATGGGGCCATGGGTGAAACTGGAGATAGTCCTCGCGTTCTTGAACAACCCGTTCTTGAACAACCCGATTGCCCGACAGAATGCGAGATCCAAGACATGCCCTCTGGCAAGTTCCAGGGCTTATCCAAAATTCCAGAGGATGAAGAAGAGGTCAGCCAAGGCAGGACTCGCAAAGTGAGTCGTTCTACATCTGCAAGCTCTTCTGCAAGCTCTGACCCCGACAAGAAGGTTCCTAAAGACTACTGTGTGATACAAGAAATGAAGAGCAAGAACATTAGTACAGAGCATGTGGACTTCCAGGGGGCTCGGAAGCAGTGGCGTCAAATGGAGGAGCAGACCCAAGGAGAGGTCCAGGTCCTCCAGCCCACTGTCAGACAGCATGGGATGTGCCAGGGAGGTCACAGCGCCATGTACACACCCGTCAGGAACATTGACCGACCCAGGAGGGACCCCGAAATTGACAGCCTTGCCCTTGGTGACTTTCAACACACTCAGTTCAGCCCATGTTCAGAAGACTCCGGTATGGATGACTTCAGCTACAGGTCCCTTTACGAGGACTCAGACAACCCTGTCGAAAGGGAGATACGACAGACCATAGAGCGTGAGGAGAACTTCAGGCGTGAGAGAGAGATTGCCAAACAGGGTCAAGCTGGAGAATCATCTGCACATTCGAAAACCCGACCAACTACTCTCTACCCCGGCAAGTACGGCAAAGGCCTTTGCCATGAGGTGGAAGAGAAACGGAAGATGTTTGAGTCTAGTGATCCCGGATGCAGGCCTTTAAGGTCTCCCAACGCAAAGAACCCAACCGTCTCCATATCCACCTCCCCATCGCCCACACCAAGGGGTGCAACCTACCATGAGATGACCGCCCAAAATGTCATCATCCTGGAGCCAGACTCCTACCCCACCAGCCCGAGGCACCGCACCCGGGGATCCTTGCTATCTCCGGGGCCCAGCAGGTACAGCGAGTGGCCCTTGGAGACGTCAGCCAATGTCATCATTTTGGAGACGTCCAACCTGATCATCCGGAGTGCCTCCGAGTTCTGCCTGAGCTCGGCCTCCTGCCAGGAGACCCAGGAGAGCACATTTGTCAACAACCCCTTCTTCAAGCTGCGCTCGCGGAGCTCCATGTCCCTGGTGGACCAGGAGATTAAGATGGtgaagcagagggaggaggagtggaggaggcagAAGAGCCAGATGCAGACCAGAGAGAAGTACGACACCGTCCTGGTGTCCCCAAACCTCCTTGATAACCTGAGCTTTGATAAAGCAG AAGTGCCATTGAAATGTGTGTCTTCCCCTTCATCACCATCAAGGACTCGAAAGCTGGACCGCTCCACCCTGTCATGTGACCATAGGGTATGTCTCCTATCTCCAATAATTCAAGATGAACAGAATGTGTAA